Proteins co-encoded in one Terriglobales bacterium genomic window:
- a CDS encoding MFS transporter, whose protein sequence is MAGTAPLRLLSTTRDQRRTLLAAGLGWMLDGFDVMLYALVLTHVMRDLGMSKATAGLLNTLTLLASGLGGVLFGFIADRLGRKRALMASILTYSVCSFASGLSTSILMLAVFRFVLGLGMGGEWNTGAALVAETWPTALRAKALSIVQSSWAIGYAAAALVSGLMLRVANWRAVFFVGIAPALLTLWIQKDVPESEMWQEHRAESSRTAEASSSTNISLGRLFTSPLAKPTLTLLLVNFFGMFGWWGLFTWIPSFLSLPVAQGGRGFGVMSTTTLLVVLNLLGMFPGYLSFGWVADWVGRRNAFVYYMLAAALLVPLYAVVRSGWALMLLGTMVAFFGTGSFSGSGLIGSEIFPTEVRARALGFTYNGARALSSVAPFVIGRVGQQKGLGWAFFLCAASYLLAMLVATQLPETKGKTLQ, encoded by the coding sequence ATGGCCGGAACTGCACCGTTGCGTCTTTTGAGCACCACGCGCGATCAGCGACGCACCTTGCTCGCGGCCGGACTAGGCTGGATGCTGGATGGCTTTGACGTGATGCTGTATGCCCTGGTGCTGACGCATGTGATGCGCGACCTGGGCATGAGCAAAGCCACAGCCGGTCTTCTTAATACGCTTACTCTGCTGGCATCAGGCCTGGGCGGCGTTCTATTCGGCTTCATTGCCGATCGCCTCGGCCGCAAGCGCGCCCTCATGGCCAGCATTCTTACTTATTCGGTTTGTTCTTTCGCCTCTGGACTCTCCACATCCATTCTTATGCTGGCGGTTTTCCGCTTCGTGCTTGGGCTGGGCATGGGCGGAGAGTGGAACACGGGTGCCGCCCTGGTCGCCGAGACCTGGCCAACTGCGCTTCGCGCGAAGGCGCTCTCCATTGTCCAGAGTTCGTGGGCCATCGGCTATGCCGCGGCCGCCCTCGTCTCCGGGCTGATGCTGCGGGTAGCCAACTGGCGGGCCGTCTTTTTCGTAGGGATCGCTCCCGCATTGTTGACCCTGTGGATCCAAAAAGATGTTCCCGAGTCGGAAATGTGGCAGGAGCATCGCGCGGAATCTTCGCGGACAGCCGAAGCCAGCTCTTCAACAAACATATCCTTAGGGCGCTTATTCACCTCGCCGCTCGCCAAGCCAACATTGACCCTGTTGCTGGTCAATTTTTTTGGCATGTTCGGGTGGTGGGGACTGTTCACCTGGATTCCATCTTTCCTATCGCTTCCGGTCGCGCAGGGCGGCCGCGGCTTCGGGGTGATGAGCACTACCACTCTGCTGGTGGTTTTGAATCTCTTGGGAATGTTTCCCGGATATCTCAGTTTTGGCTGGGTCGCGGACTGGGTCGGACGCCGCAATGCGTTCGTGTATTACATGCTGGCTGCTGCTCTTCTGGTACCGCTTTACGCAGTGGTACGCTCAGGGTGGGCGCTGATGCTCCTGGGCACGATGGTGGCGTTCTTCGGCACAGGTTCGTTCTCCGGATCGGGATTAATCGGCAGCGAAATCTTTCCTACGGAAGTGCGCGCTCGCGCTCTCGGATTCACCTATAACGGCGCACGTGCTCTCAGTTCGGTGGCGCCATTTGTGATCGGACGTGTCGGCCAACAAAAGGGGTTGGGATGGGCTTTTTTTCTGTGCGCCGCGTCATACTTGTTGGCCATGCTTGTGGCAACGCAGCTGCCGGAAACCAAAGGAAAAACCTTGCAATAG